In Desulforhopalus sp., the following proteins share a genomic window:
- a CDS encoding NADH-quinone oxidoreductase subunit M has product MDQLLINSGFPILSVLIFLPLAGTLLLLFIKQEEVCRYYTLAITSFVALLSLRLVFDFDKTTSKFQFAEKHAWIDSFNINYIVGVDGISILLILLTTLIMPFCVLASWSYIKTRVQTFMACLLIMETAMIGVFVALDFVLFYILWEAMLIPMYMLIGIWGGPRKIYASIKFFLYTLAGSILLLVGIIWLYSANNFSFFIPDMMWKDYPITAQLYLFLAFFLAFAIKVPMFPFHTWLPAAHVEAPTAGSVILASILLKMGTYGFLRFALPITPEATIILMPYVLWLSIAGIIYGGFTALAQSDMKKLIAYSSVGHMGFVTLGIFVLNVQGIEGAILQMVNHGITTGALFLCVGMIYERTHSRELRSATGVGKYMPIYITFLAFFSLSSFGFPGTNSFVGEFMIIAGAFSFDTALQQFPYLALASIPGAVLAAAYMLRMLQKIIWGGTNNPDQSWITDLNSREIVVLAPFLFFVFWIGLGPQPFIDLIHTSVTQLLQQFDAHQAQSAVAAAGSIFQ; this is encoded by the coding sequence ATGGATCAACTATTGATTAACTCCGGCTTCCCTATTCTAAGTGTGCTGATATTTCTGCCACTGGCAGGAACCCTGCTGCTTCTGTTTATTAAACAGGAAGAAGTGTGCCGCTATTATACGCTTGCTATCACCAGTTTTGTCGCTCTGCTGTCATTACGATTAGTTTTTGATTTTGACAAAACTACCAGCAAATTCCAATTTGCGGAGAAACATGCTTGGATCGACTCATTTAACATTAACTATATCGTTGGTGTTGATGGCATTTCCATCCTCCTGATTCTTCTGACTACTCTTATCATGCCATTTTGTGTCCTGGCATCCTGGTCCTATATCAAGACCCGCGTACAAACCTTTATGGCCTGTCTTCTGATTATGGAAACGGCGATGATCGGCGTCTTTGTGGCCCTTGATTTTGTTCTCTTTTACATACTCTGGGAAGCGATGCTGATCCCCATGTATATGCTTATTGGGATTTGGGGCGGTCCAAGGAAGATTTATGCCTCCATAAAATTTTTCCTATATACCCTTGCCGGATCAATTCTCCTTCTGGTTGGAATTATCTGGCTCTATTCAGCCAATAATTTCAGCTTCTTTATCCCGGACATGATGTGGAAGGATTATCCCATTACAGCCCAACTCTATCTGTTCCTTGCCTTCTTTCTTGCTTTTGCCATCAAGGTACCGATGTTTCCCTTCCATACCTGGTTACCCGCTGCCCATGTCGAGGCACCGACCGCCGGCTCAGTAATTCTTGCAAGCATTTTGCTGAAGATGGGTACCTACGGTTTTCTCCGGTTTGCCTTGCCCATAACCCCGGAGGCAACCATAATTCTCATGCCCTACGTCCTCTGGCTGTCAATCGCCGGAATCATTTACGGTGGTTTCACGGCACTCGCCCAAAGTGACATGAAAAAGCTGATCGCCTACTCTTCGGTCGGTCACATGGGTTTTGTTACATTGGGTATTTTTGTTTTAAATGTTCAGGGAATAGAGGGCGCTATCCTGCAGATGGTCAACCATGGTATAACCACCGGTGCGCTGTTTCTCTGTGTTGGCATGATCTATGAGAGAACCCACAGTAGAGAGCTTCGTTCAGCGACCGGTGTCGGCAAATACATGCCGATATATATCACCTTTCTGGCCTTTTTCTCACTGTCGTCATTTGGTTTTCCAGGAACGAATAGCTTCGTTGGCGAGTTCATGATAATCGCCGGTGCCTTCTCATTTGACACCGCTCTGCAGCAATTTCCCTATTTAGCCCTCGCCTCGATCCCCGGAGCGGTTCTGGCTGCTGCGTATATGCTGCGCATGCTCCAGAAAATTATTTGGGGCGGCACAAATAACCCTGATCAATCCTGGATTACTGATCTGAATAGCCGTGAAATAGTAGTACTTGCACCGTTTCTCTTCTTTGTTTTCTGGATCGGCCTTGGACCGCAGCCCTTCATCGACTTGATCCATACAAGCGTAACCCAGCTTCTTCAACAGTTTGATGCACATCAAGCACAATCAGCAGTTGCAGCCGCCGGATCGATTTTTCAATAA
- a CDS encoding Na(+)/H(+) antiporter subunit D, producing the protein MEYRPVRITMTSSFIHPALILIFGAILLPCIKEPFRKLYLCCVPILTFLDVLYLNWNPGVYGVVPFMDHWTLTFGRVDKLSIIFGFIMSLMAIIGTVYGLHVRDNWQHIAAWFYVAGSLGVIYSGDYLVLFLFWEIMAFASTFLIWFNKDEGALAAGYRYLLVHTFGGVLLLLGFVLRYQVTGDLSFVHLEEQNTQLYTWLIMAGLMLNAAVPPLHSWLPDAYSKATVTGAVFMCAFTTKTAVYTLARAFAGFDVLIVLGVVMAIYGIIYAMLENDIRKLLGWEIVSQVGYMVAGVGIGTALAINGTCAHAFAHILYKGLLFMAAGAIIHSTGKSKFTELGGLYRRMPNTLFFMVIGGISVSAFPFFSGFVSKSMIISASFESHLYVAGFLLTLVSIGTFLVAGLRLPYLIFFGEDRCSVETREKASDPPWNMHMAMAMAAFLCLLVGSYLPFLYNMLPNTEVAYHPYGSYHLSETLQILAFTAIAFIFLKDKLGAKATISLDLDWFYRFAGRGFLWLAQNPIQWVDNAWGCAYRVVGLYSLMVTAKFWSWFDWHGIDGVVDGTAHCVQAFGRRISGVLQKGHIQQTIFYSITFAAILLVSYVCL; encoded by the coding sequence GTGGAATACAGACCCGTGAGGATTACTATGACAAGTAGTTTTATTCATCCGGCCCTGATCTTGATATTTGGCGCCATTTTGCTGCCATGCATCAAAGAGCCCTTTCGTAAGCTCTATCTCTGCTGTGTACCGATTTTGACGTTTTTGGATGTCCTGTATCTCAACTGGAATCCAGGTGTGTACGGCGTAGTCCCTTTCATGGATCATTGGACTCTCACCTTTGGGCGGGTCGATAAACTATCGATTATATTCGGTTTTATAATGTCTCTCATGGCAATCATCGGGACAGTATATGGCCTTCATGTAAGAGATAACTGGCAACACATTGCAGCGTGGTTTTATGTCGCCGGCAGTCTTGGTGTTATCTACAGCGGTGATTACCTTGTTCTCTTTCTTTTCTGGGAAATCATGGCCTTTGCCTCTACCTTCCTTATCTGGTTCAACAAGGATGAGGGGGCCTTGGCCGCAGGTTACCGCTACCTGTTAGTTCACACCTTTGGCGGTGTTCTCCTCCTGCTTGGCTTTGTCCTGCGCTACCAGGTAACCGGCGATCTTTCCTTTGTTCATCTTGAGGAACAAAACACGCAACTATATACATGGCTTATCATGGCTGGACTTATGCTCAATGCTGCCGTTCCGCCACTTCATTCATGGCTTCCAGACGCTTACAGCAAGGCAACGGTTACTGGCGCAGTTTTCATGTGTGCTTTCACTACCAAAACCGCAGTCTACACCCTTGCCCGGGCATTTGCCGGTTTTGATGTACTTATTGTTCTTGGCGTTGTCATGGCAATATACGGGATTATTTATGCAATGCTGGAAAATGATATCCGCAAATTGCTTGGCTGGGAAATTGTTAGTCAAGTTGGCTACATGGTTGCTGGTGTCGGAATTGGAACAGCACTGGCTATCAATGGTACCTGTGCGCACGCTTTCGCCCATATCCTTTACAAGGGGCTCCTTTTCATGGCCGCTGGCGCGATTATTCACAGTACCGGAAAAAGCAAATTTACTGAACTAGGCGGACTTTATAGAAGAATGCCCAACACCTTATTTTTTATGGTGATTGGGGGGATTTCAGTCTCCGCCTTCCCATTCTTTTCGGGCTTTGTTTCGAAGTCGATGATTATTTCGGCAAGTTTTGAGTCCCACCTTTATGTTGCTGGTTTCTTACTGACCCTCGTCTCAATCGGTACCTTCCTCGTTGCCGGACTCCGACTGCCCTATTTGATATTCTTTGGCGAAGATCGTTGCTCCGTCGAGACACGAGAAAAGGCTTCGGATCCACCTTGGAATATGCACATGGCCATGGCCATGGCTGCCTTTTTGTGTTTGCTTGTCGGATCCTACCTGCCGTTCCTTTATAACATGCTCCCCAACACCGAGGTAGCCTACCACCCCTACGGATCATATCATCTCAGCGAAACTTTGCAGATCCTCGCGTTTACCGCGATTGCTTTCATTTTTCTTAAAGATAAACTTGGTGCCAAGGCGACCATCAGTTTGGATCTGGATTGGTTCTATCGTTTTGCCGGCCGGGGCTTTCTCTGGCTCGCTCAGAACCCCATCCAATGGGTGGACAATGCATGGGGATGCGCATACCGAGTTGTCGGTCTTTATTCGTTAATGGTTACCGCAAAATTCTGGTCATGGTTTGACTGGCATGGAATCGATGGTGTCGTTGACGGCACTGCCCACTGTGTACAGGCTTTTGGGCGCAGAATTTCCGGTGTTTTGCAGAAAGGGCATATCCAGCAGACAATCTTTTATTCGATAACCTTTGCTGCTATTCTACTCGTTTCCTATGTCTGCCTCTAA
- a CDS encoding monovalent cation/H+ antiporter subunit D family protein, giving the protein MDYKLLLALLIPLVGTLGVMLKGDKENIREAISSVSSILLLLVVGSMVPAVWNGKTLIFKMFTILPGVSVTLRADSMSMIFALVASSLWTIAVFYSMGYMRGLKEHAQTRFNACFALAIFGAIGVAFSDNLFTMYLFYEIVSVCTYPLVAHHQDDEGYNGGRKYLVYLTATAKAFLLPAMILIYVLTGTLDFAPNISTGIFPQSVNSTLVIMLYIFCIFGFAKNGIMPFHHWLPGAMVAPTPVSALLHAVAVVKVGVFCTTRVMLYVFGTDTMHALNLGIPTAYFVGFTVIAASVIALSKDNLKSRLAYSTVSQLSYIVMGVALLTEPGIQGGLIHIVNHAFSKITLFFCAGAIYVATHKKLISEMEGLGKTMPFTFGAFAIASLSMIGAPPVAGFITKWNLLVGSVQAHQIGILLILIASTMLNAAYFAPITYKAFFGKRPENEPYTGIKEAPLAMLIPILIACAISIIIGIYPDFMMHFVKVVTG; this is encoded by the coding sequence ATGGATTATAAATTGCTTTTAGCTCTGCTCATCCCTCTCGTCGGTACTTTGGGAGTAATGCTGAAGGGTGACAAGGAAAACATCAGAGAGGCGATTTCTTCTGTCTCGTCCATCCTGCTTTTACTGGTCGTAGGTTCGATGGTTCCAGCCGTTTGGAATGGCAAGACATTGATCTTTAAAATGTTCACCATTTTGCCGGGAGTGTCCGTTACTCTGCGTGCCGACTCGATGTCGATGATTTTTGCCCTTGTCGCGTCATCGCTTTGGACTATAGCGGTCTTTTACTCTATGGGGTATATGCGCGGCCTCAAGGAACATGCCCAGACTCGCTTTAATGCCTGTTTCGCCCTGGCTATATTCGGGGCTATTGGAGTTGCCTTTTCCGACAACCTTTTTACCATGTACCTCTTTTATGAGATCGTCTCGGTGTGCACCTACCCGCTGGTTGCCCATCATCAGGATGATGAGGGGTACAATGGTGGTCGAAAATATCTGGTGTATCTGACCGCGACCGCCAAGGCATTTCTCCTGCCGGCTATGATTTTGATTTATGTGCTGACGGGAACCCTGGATTTTGCCCCGAACATCTCAACCGGCATTTTCCCCCAAAGTGTGAACTCTACTTTGGTGATAATGCTCTATATTTTCTGTATATTCGGGTTTGCTAAGAATGGTATAATGCCCTTTCATCATTGGTTACCGGGGGCAATGGTTGCTCCAACCCCGGTTTCAGCCTTGCTTCACGCGGTGGCAGTTGTCAAGGTTGGTGTCTTCTGCACTACGAGGGTTATGCTGTACGTTTTCGGCACCGATACCATGCATGCATTAAACCTCGGAATACCGACTGCCTATTTTGTTGGTTTTACCGTAATTGCTGCTTCAGTAATCGCGCTTTCGAAAGATAACCTGAAATCGCGGCTTGCTTATTCAACGGTCAGCCAGCTGTCTTATATCGTCATGGGTGTGGCCCTCCTTACCGAGCCTGGTATTCAAGGCGGTTTGATTCATATTGTTAACCATGCCTTTTCGAAGATCACCCTGTTCTTTTGCGCCGGTGCTATCTATGTGGCAACTCACAAGAAACTTATCTCGGAAATGGAAGGGCTCGGCAAGACTATGCCTTTTACTTTCGGCGCCTTTGCCATTGCCTCTCTCAGCATGATTGGCGCACCGCCCGTTGCCGGCTTTATTACCAAATGGAATTTACTGGTTGGCTCGGTTCAGGCACATCAAATCGGCATACTTCTCATTCTTATCGCCAGCACCATGCTCAATGCCGCATATTTCGCCCCTATAACCTACAAGGCATTTTTTGGCAAACGCCCGGAAAACGAACCGTACACCGGCATTAAAGAAGCTCCTTTAGCGATGCTTATTCCAATTCTCATCGCCTGCGCTATCTCAATAATTATAGGTATTTACCCTGATTTTATGATGCATTTTGTAAAGGTGGTAACAGGATGA
- the nuoK gene encoding NADH-quinone oxidoreductase subunit NuoK — MSLFGLYNDLNTYLVIGAMLFGMGLYGIVTRRTLIGMLIAAELILAGASVNFMAFNRFTAPDPVAGQIFTLFIMAIAAAEAAIGLSIIIAVYGHFKSIDAEDTAKLKG, encoded by the coding sequence ATGTCTTTGTTTGGATTATACAATGACTTGAATACCTACTTGGTAATCGGTGCGATGCTTTTCGGCATGGGATTATATGGCATTGTTACTCGTCGAACCCTGATCGGCATGCTTATCGCTGCGGAATTGATCCTCGCCGGTGCCTCAGTTAACTTCATGGCATTCAACAGATTTACTGCACCGGATCCAGTTGCTGGACAAATTTTCACCTTGTTCATTATGGCAATTGCTGCTGCAGAAGCAGCCATTGGATTAAGCATTATCATTGCTGTCTACGGGCACTTCAAATCTATCGACGCGGAAGACACCGCGAAACTTAAAGGTTAG
- a CDS encoding NADH-quinone oxidoreductase subunit J, whose product MVAITLIGGLIACNSERLVRSVAGLVVCFIGVAALYFFLNSPFVSMMQILIYVGAVAVTISFAIMLAAPEEKKKVGPSSVLAGPLGFSTAALCTGGFTVLALKTEWPVHQKITDGSMKSIGLQLLTEYSMVFELISIVLLVAIIGALVIARQGREN is encoded by the coding sequence ATGGTGGCAATTACCCTGATCGGTGGCCTGATTGCCTGCAACTCCGAAAGACTTGTCCGCTCGGTAGCAGGGCTGGTTGTTTGCTTCATTGGTGTTGCCGCGCTCTACTTCTTCCTCAACTCCCCTTTCGTATCAATGATGCAAATCCTCATTTATGTGGGCGCGGTGGCGGTAACCATTTCATTTGCTATCATGCTTGCAGCTCCTGAAGAAAAAAAGAAGGTTGGGCCTTCCAGTGTTCTTGCCGGACCTTTAGGCTTCTCGACCGCTGCCCTTTGTACCGGAGGATTTACCGTCCTTGCTCTTAAAACGGAATGGCCGGTACATCAGAAAATTACTGACGGATCGATGAAAAGCATCGGCTTGCAGCTTTTGACAGAATATTCAATGGTGTTTGAGCTTATCTCTATTGTTCTACTTGTGGCAATCATCGGAGCTCTTGTAATAGCCCGGCAAGGGAGGGAAAACTAA
- a CDS encoding NADH-quinone oxidoreductase subunit I: MSLFIGMGITFKEFFKPTVTVSYPYETLTMSAKYRGHIELVEDEEGNPQCVVCGLCEKACPSDCISLAGEKPEGGKKKVLTKYQLDFTKCSLCGSCVESCTFGAIDFSKDYNLASTKKEDFYFDLLKRLEDRHK; this comes from the coding sequence ATGAGCCTGTTCATTGGTATGGGGATCACCTTCAAGGAATTCTTCAAACCGACGGTTACCGTGTCATACCCATATGAAACGCTGACAATGTCTGCAAAGTACCGGGGACATATTGAGCTCGTCGAAGATGAGGAGGGCAATCCCCAGTGTGTGGTATGTGGTTTATGTGAGAAGGCCTGCCCTTCAGATTGCATATCTCTTGCCGGGGAGAAACCAGAAGGTGGGAAGAAGAAGGTTCTCACCAAGTATCAGCTCGATTTCACCAAGTGCTCACTCTGCGGATCCTGTGTGGAATCGTGTACTTTCGGTGCCATTGACTTTTCCAAAGATTACAACCTGGCAAGCACCAAAAAAGAAGATTTCTATTTTGATCTTCTGAAACGTCTGGAGGATAGGCATAAATGA
- the nuoH gene encoding NADH-quinone oxidoreductase subunit NuoH — MSLTLLNVIVAVILAIAFAALNAAYLVWAERRGAARIQRRPGPNINGPFGLLQPPLDGIKLMAKQLTIPGGADKIMFIAAPVLAMFPAIMSFVTIPFSDSVVAKNMNVGVLMIFAFASMGSMSLLYAGWSSRNKYSMMSSVRAVSQAVAYEIPMLITTITVVMIAGSTDLMEIVQQQSASILHWNIFPLLGNSHNILMPASFLIFFICTLAETNRAPFDLGEAESELVAGFHTEYGSMGFGLFFMGEYANIVVGSCMTTILFLGGWSCPFGLFPGIWWFILKLYLLIATFIWIRWTFPRTTIYGLLNLSWKILIPVSLFNLLLTAGLIKVF, encoded by the coding sequence ATGAGCTTAACTCTACTGAATGTCATTGTGGCGGTTATTCTGGCCATTGCCTTCGCAGCCCTCAATGCAGCATACCTGGTTTGGGCCGAACGAAGAGGTGCGGCGCGCATCCAGAGGCGTCCTGGGCCAAACATCAACGGACCCTTTGGCCTGCTCCAACCGCCTCTTGATGGCATTAAATTGATGGCCAAACAGCTGACCATTCCCGGCGGTGCAGATAAAATAATGTTTATAGCTGCTCCGGTGCTGGCGATGTTTCCGGCAATCATGAGCTTTGTGACGATCCCATTCAGTGATTCAGTGGTTGCCAAGAACATGAATGTTGGCGTGCTGATGATTTTTGCTTTCGCCTCCATGGGCAGCATGTCGTTATTGTACGCCGGCTGGAGCTCACGGAATAAATATTCGATGATGTCTTCCGTTCGCGCGGTTTCCCAGGCTGTAGCTTATGAGATCCCAATGCTTATCACCACTATCACCGTGGTTATGATTGCCGGCTCGACGGATCTCATGGAAATTGTGCAACAGCAAAGCGCCTCCATCCTGCACTGGAATATTTTCCCTCTGCTCGGCAACTCTCATAATATCTTAATGCCGGCCTCTTTTCTTATCTTCTTCATATGCACACTTGCCGAAACAAATCGGGCTCCCTTTGATCTTGGCGAAGCCGAGAGCGAGCTCGTCGCCGGTTTTCATACTGAATACGGCAGCATGGGCTTTGGTCTTTTCTTCATGGGGGAATATGCCAATATCGTCGTCGGCTCCTGTATGACCACCATCCTCTTCCTCGGCGGATGGTCCTGTCCCTTTGGGCTCTTCCCGGGAATTTGGTGGTTTATCTTAAAATTGTACCTGCTGATCGCAACTTTTATTTGGATTCGCTGGACATTTCCTCGCACGACCATTTACGGCCTTTTGAATCTCAGCTGGAAAATTCTTATTCCGGTTTCCCTGTTCAACCTGCTGCTTACTGCAGGATTAATTAAGGTATTTTGA
- a CDS encoding NADH-quinone oxidoreductase subunit D (Catalyzes the transfer of electrons from NADH to quinone), protein MNSPIVLQPDETFILNVGPQHPATHGVLRVKMEMNGEYIVNAETVIGYIHRMHEKMGELKTYPQFLMNLSRMDYLGALGYSHGHVLLIEKASGIVVPERAEYIRAIMVELNRIASHLFWFGAFVMDLGGFSPLMYALQDREHILDMLEAVTGSRLTYCYFRFGGLYNDVDDDFISAARRFIPRMRKSLAKYHKLVTGNIIFRKRLEGIAPLSKEMCRKYGASSAVARGSGINFDVRKNEPYSVYPEFDFDVPVYHEGDSLARYMVRMAEIEQSLRIVEQGLDKLPGGPIMPEKKPKIIKPPAGDYYQAVETARGSFGVRLVSDGGKNPYRLKLRSPTYSNMHLFDEACRGMMIMDALAFMGSLDLVIPEIDR, encoded by the coding sequence ATGAATTCTCCCATAGTGCTCCAACCGGACGAGACCTTCATTCTTAATGTTGGCCCGCAACATCCCGCGACTCACGGTGTTTTGCGAGTCAAGATGGAAATGAACGGAGAATATATTGTTAACGCCGAAACAGTCATTGGATACATCCACCGTATGCATGAGAAAATGGGCGAGCTGAAGACCTATCCGCAGTTCCTCATGAACCTCAGCCGCATGGACTACCTCGGAGCGCTTGGCTACAGCCATGGACATGTCTTGCTTATCGAAAAGGCGTCCGGAATTGTCGTTCCCGAACGGGCCGAATATATCAGGGCGATCATGGTCGAATTGAACCGCATTGCCTCACACCTTTTCTGGTTCGGTGCCTTTGTCATGGACCTTGGGGGATTTAGCCCTTTAATGTACGCATTGCAGGATCGCGAACATATCCTTGACATGCTTGAGGCAGTGACCGGATCGCGCCTGACATATTGCTATTTCCGTTTTGGTGGATTGTATAATGATGTTGATGACGATTTTATATCGGCCGCCAGGCGCTTCATTCCTCGCATGCGCAAGTCTCTTGCCAAATACCATAAGTTGGTTACGGGAAATATTATCTTCCGGAAGAGGCTTGAAGGTATTGCCCCTCTCAGTAAAGAAATGTGCAGAAAATACGGCGCATCAAGCGCTGTTGCCAGAGGATCCGGCATCAACTTTGATGTGCGCAAAAATGAGCCGTATTCTGTATACCCGGAGTTTGATTTTGATGTTCCCGTTTATCATGAGGGTGATTCTCTGGCCCGCTATATGGTGCGCATGGCTGAAATCGAACAGTCGCTGCGTATTGTCGAACAGGGCCTCGACAAACTGCCCGGCGGTCCGATTATGCCGGAGAAAAAACCAAAAATTATCAAACCGCCAGCTGGTGATTACTACCAGGCGGTAGAAACAGCTCGGGGGAGCTTCGGTGTCCGTCTGGTCAGTGATGGAGGGAAGAACCCGTATCGCTTAAAGCTGCGCTCGCCAACATACTCTAACATGCATCTGTTTGATGAGGCCTGCCGAGGTATGATGATTATGGATGCATTGGCATTTATGGGAAGTCTTGATCTGGTTATTCCGGAAATAGACAGGTAA
- a CDS encoding NADH-quinone oxidoreductase subunit C translates to MICEKLKSTLQSLFPAIEPVPTPAPPPEDEQGAKTKTPTPPRENGLMERDYSIHGYHLDAQVSTAQLVEAVTILDDAEFFLESITGVDWIADNQLEVVYDFCRYDFDLCRVVIRTRVDRKAPVVPTITGVYAGANWHERETHDFFGIKFSGHPHLIPLLLPEDADFHPLLKDFKA, encoded by the coding sequence ATGATTTGTGAAAAATTGAAATCGACTCTGCAGAGTCTCTTTCCTGCGATTGAACCGGTACCAACCCCTGCACCACCCCCCGAAGACGAACAGGGTGCCAAGACCAAAACACCAACTCCGCCTCGTGAAAATGGGTTGATGGAACGTGATTATTCCATACATGGCTATCATTTGGATGCCCAGGTATCCACCGCTCAATTAGTTGAAGCGGTTACTATTCTTGACGATGCTGAATTCTTTTTAGAAAGCATAACTGGTGTGGACTGGATTGCCGACAATCAGTTAGAGGTCGTCTACGATTTTTGCCGTTATGACTTTGACCTATGCCGTGTGGTAATTCGTACGAGAGTTGATCGCAAAGCTCCAGTTGTTCCTACCATAACAGGGGTGTATGCGGGTGCAAACTGGCATGAGCGTGAAACCCATGATTTCTTTGGAATCAAATTTTCTGGCCATCCCCATCTCATTCCTCTCCTCCTTCCGGAAGATGCAGATTTTCACCCTCTTTTAAAGGATTTCAAGGCATGA
- the nuoB gene encoding NADH-quinone oxidoreductase subunit NuoB, which yields MPSSVVQFALADKLINIGRVNSFWPLTFGIACCAIEMMATGCARFDMSRFGAEVFRPSARQSDVMIVAGTITKKMMPGIKTLYDQMPEPKWVMALGNCAISGGPFAFEGQYSIILGADQFLPVDVYIPGCPPRPEALLQGIIELEHLVSGWKRWKNPEAA from the coding sequence ATTCCTTCGTCAGTAGTACAATTTGCCCTGGCAGACAAACTTATCAACATTGGCAGGGTCAATTCTTTCTGGCCCCTAACCTTTGGTATCGCCTGCTGTGCTATCGAAATGATGGCAACCGGCTGCGCCCGTTTCGACATGTCACGGTTCGGAGCTGAGGTTTTCCGTCCTTCTGCCCGGCAAAGCGACGTTATGATCGTCGCCGGCACTATCACCAAAAAAATGATGCCGGGCATTAAGACGCTCTATGATCAAATGCCCGAACCGAAATGGGTTATGGCACTTGGCAACTGCGCCATTTCCGGCGGGCCTTTTGCTTTTGAGGGGCAATACAGCATTATCTTAGGTGCTGATCAGTTTCTGCCTGTCGACGTGTACATCCCTGGATGTCCGCCTCGCCCAGAAGCACTTTTGCAAGGAATTATAGAACTCGAGCATCTGGTTTCCGGTTGGAAAAGATGGAAAAACCCTGAAGCTGCTTAG
- a CDS encoding NADH-quinone oxidoreductase subunit A, producing the protein MENQFNTFLYLEHVLWIASFTLGGLAFALGPIAIVYLFMPRKTRQLSNKASQFIECGMDPIGDSWIRYGVVFYLYALIFLAFDVDVLFLFPVAIAFNDALFASSIRDFVEIVLFVGILSLALVYAWIKGVFKWERKTFLRQ; encoded by the coding sequence ATGGAAAACCAGTTCAATACTTTTCTTTACCTGGAGCATGTTCTGTGGATTGCTTCGTTCACATTAGGCGGACTTGCTTTTGCACTCGGTCCAATTGCCATTGTCTATCTGTTCATGCCCCGAAAAACCAGGCAGTTAAGTAATAAAGCCAGCCAGTTTATTGAGTGTGGCATGGATCCCATTGGCGACAGCTGGATTCGCTATGGGGTGGTTTTCTATCTGTATGCCCTGATCTTTCTAGCCTTTGATGTTGATGTGCTTTTCCTCTTTCCTGTTGCCATTGCTTTTAATGACGCACTTTTTGCGTCTTCTATCCGTGATTTTGTGGAAATAGTCCTTTTTGTCGGTATACTGTCACTCGCATTAGTTTATGCATGGATTAAGGGAGTATTTAAGTGGGAACGCAAGACATTCCTTCGTCAGTAG